The Grus americana isolate bGruAme1 chromosome 30, bGruAme1.mat, whole genome shotgun sequence genome includes the window tgggggggggggggggggggcgctgcAGGGTCCCGAACCCCCTTGTGTGGCcactgctccccccccccaccccgaggtCCCCCATTACTCTCCCCTCAGTGCCCAGGGACCCCCATATGCCTCCCCCCAaaccctggggacccccatttccccacccccagcccggggacccccatatccccccctccccggtgcccagGGACCCCATGTCACCCCCCCGAAACCCCAtattccccccccagcccggggaccCCCATATCCCCCCTCCCTGGTGCACGGGGGACCCCCATATCCACCTCCCTAGCTCGGGGGACCCCCATATTCACCCCTCCGAACCCCGGGGACCCccatatccccccccccccagcccgggggaCCCCCATACCCATCCCCCAACCCCGGGGACCCCCatatccccctccccccagcccggggGACCCCCATATCCATCCTCCAACCCCGAGGTACCCccatatcccccccccccaaccccggtGCCCCCCATATCCACACCCCCCTCACTCCCCGgtgcccggggaccccccccgcctccctccccccggcccccaccTCGGCCTCGCTCCGTCGGGGCAACCGCTCCCTCAAAGGCCGCGCTTGGAACTCGGGAACACCGAGCGCTGCCTGATCCCGTAACGCCGCCAGCAGCGCCCGTTTCTCCCGCACCGACCAGGCTTTCCGTCTCCCCTCCGCCTCCCCCGCCGCTTCCCCCGGGCCCGTCACGTACCGAGCCGGGGCCAAGCGGGGACGCAGCGGCGGCTTCATGGCGGGGGGAACGGTGGGAGAACCGGGCCGGCGCACGGAAATGGCGTCACTCGCAGCGCGCCGGCAAGCGTAAAGcacgctgggagctgtagttTAAGCCCCCCAACCACTAACGCTTGGCGGTGGATGCTCCGGCGCACGGAAATGGCGTCACTCGCGGCGCGCCGGCAAGCGCAAGGAGCGCTGGGAGTTGTAGTGCGAGCCCCGCCCAAGAGCATGGAGGCGGGGCGCCGGCGGACGCAGGGAGATGGCGTCACTCGCGGCGCGCCCGGAGCCGCAATGCACGCTGGGAGTTGTAGTTcgagccccgccccccccccccccccccaatttaaCAGAGACacgggggggggtgcaggggggtttATTCCACGTCTCgccgctggggggggggggtcgggggggggtgtgtcagGAAAGTGGggggcggctgggggggggggggtttacaGGGCCGTTTCGGGGGCCTTGTCATCGTCGGGGGGGCAGTCGATGAAATCCGCCAGCATGGTGGCCGTCTCGTCCAGCtcctgggggggccgggggggggggttcagggggggtctgggggggggggtgtcactgcccccccccctccccgagacCCCCCCACTGGATCCCTCTGCACCCCCAAACTGCCCCAACACCCCAAAATTGCCCACTCTGCCCCCCTCCATCACCCCTAATTtcccccccccggaccccaaactgccccccccaacacccccaaacaGCCCTCTGGCCCCCAAAccgccccccagcacccccaaaccagCCCAACACCCCCAAAcagcccccctcaccccagcacccccaaaccgccccccctcacccccgacctgccccccagcacccccaaacctccccccctcccccccaaaccgccccctcctcaccccagcacccccaaactgccccaacacccccaaacctcccccctcacccccaaaccaccccccagcacccccaaaccgcccccccagcacccccaaacctctccccccccccccccccgtacctcCTCTTTGTCCCCGGGGGGAGGGggttcctcctccagctgggggggggcgggggcgggggggctgccgggTCCCCccgggggagcaggggggggtgggggggccgcATCCAGGGCGGGGGGAGGCACCTCGGGGGGTTCcaggagggggggcggggggagggcggggggctcctcttcttcctcctcctccccccccacttCCTGGGGGGCTTTGgtcccctcttcttcctcttcctcttcctcttcctcctcgggcggggggggcgggtgACCTTCCTCCACCTCCATCACCAGGGCACCCGTGTCccccgggggctgggggggctcctCGGGCAGGGGTTGCCCTTCTTCCGtacccccttcctcttcctcttcctcttcctcctcctcttcctcctcggAGAGACCTTCATCCTCCTCGtactcctcctcatcctcctcgtACTCTTCCTCGCAcagctcttcctcctcgtcgaactcttcctcttcctcctcctcctcttcttcctcctcttcctcaaagAACTCTTCCTCCCCgaactcctcttcctcctcttcttcctcttcctcttcttcctcttcctcgcTACTATTGATATTAATCACGGCTGGATCGGGCTCTCCGGCGATCCCCGAAGATTCCGGGGGTGCAACCGGAGGAATAACGGGGGGCAACGCcggcggggggggcagcggtggcggcggcggcggcggaggaggaggaggaggaggaagaagaggagtttggggggggcccCGGTTCTTCGGGGGGTTCGGGGGGAGCAAGAGGAGGCGAAGGAGGAGGCGGAAGAAGGGGCCCCCCGCTTTTAGAAGCCGGGGGGGGCGAAGGGGGTACCCCTCGTTTGGGAACGATAACGACGCTGTCATCCGAATCGCTCTCTAACGAGATTTCCACGTCCGACGGTTCTTCTTTGTCGTAGTGGACAAAAACGGGGCGCCGGGGGCGTCCCCCCCCTGCGGGACCCCCCTCTTCTTCACTTCCCGGGGTTTGCCCGATTTGGGGAGTTTCTCCCGAAAAAGGGGGTTCTTCGGTTAACGGAGGTAAACGGGGAGTTCCCAAAGGATTGGATGAAGAAATTCGGGGTACCCCAGGAAAAATAGGAGGGGGGAGAGAACGAAATGGGGGGGCTGAAGGTTCCGGGGGGGGTCCCGGAATGGaagtggggtgcagggggggtaCCCAAGGTCGGGCCAGGGCGTTCGCCACCACCAAAGCTTCGGTGCAGACGGAGgagacctgggggggggggggggtgttattggggtgctgggggggaatTTGGGGGTCCCTTGGGatgggattgggggggggggtttgagGGTCCcggatggagggcaggggattttgggggggggggggcatgtgGCTGGGATtagggggtcctggggggggatattggggtgctggggaggaatAAGGGGTACCTGGGGGATGGGGAGGGTCCGGGGGGGTCCCAGAAAAGAgatggggggggtcctgggggtcccaGCCAAGGATTGGGGGGGCTCccgaggggtctgggggggggtcccaaaTAAGAAGGGGGGGGCCTGGGGAGGGTCAGGGGTCCCAGCCAAGGattggggggtcccaggggggtcCCATATAAAAAGGGGGGGTCAGGGGTTCCAGCCAAGGATTGGGGGGTCCCGAGGGGTCCCAAATAAGAAGGGGGGGGGCCTAGGGAGGGTCAGGGGTCCCAGCCAAGGattggggggtcccaggggggtcCCATATAAAAAGGGGGGGTCAGGGGTTCCAGCCAAGGattggggggtcccaggggggtcCCAAATAAGAATGGGGGGGGCCTAGGGAGGGTCAGGGGTCCCATTCAAGGactggggggtcctgggggggtcccaTATAAGAAGGGGGGGGTCTGGGGTCCCAGCCAAGGATTGGGGGGgtccagggagggaggggggtgcaTTTCTGGGGGTATCCCAGCCCCGTCTCACCTGCAGGGCCGGATCGCGCTGGCCCTGGCCGAAAGCTCGGAGGGCGCAGTGAAGTGGGGGGGCCCCAGCGGGGGCGGGGGCCAGTACCAGGGCTAACAGGAGCTGATAAAGAGCGGCCCGACACGGGGGGCTGGCGTACGGGGTACCGGGGGGGCCCGCGCCCgcgccggggggggccgggggggacaTCGGTCTGCGGAAGTCGAAGCAGCAACGGCACCACCAGCTCCTGGAGTCGCTGCAGggcaaggcggggggggggggaattaaaaaaaaaaaaggggggtgttaaggggagggggagcacCCCTAAAATCCTGGTGGGGGTGTGGccgggctcccccccccccaaaaatgtgcgtgtgtgtcatccccccccacccaagACACCCCGTTTCGGCTCCTTACCCTGTGCGTCTCCTCCTTGATCAGCGGCCCCCCCGTCAAGATGGCACgccgcagggctgggggggggggacacggggctcAGCGACGGggtgatttttttgggggggggtgtcccccagTTTCTCTCTGACCCCCCCTCTTTGCATCCCACGATATCAATAAAGGTCTCGGGGAACCGGGGCGATGGCGGGGGGGGTGCAACAGGgctcccccccacacacaccttttCTGTGTGTCTGGGGGGGGGCCTGAAATAGCAGGGGGGGTCCTGGACAAAAGGGGGGGGCCCTGGACAAAAGGGGgggtccgtgtcccccccccgtaCCTCGCAGCGCAGCCCGACACACGTCACTGTTGGCCGCCGGCTCCAATTTCCGGTGGAGGGTGGGGgcgtcccccccgtcccccagTTTGGGTCGTTTTGGGGCGCTGGGTTTGGGATCCGCCTTCAGCTacggggagaaaaaaaaaaaaggggggggtaCAGGGTGGGGGGTAAGGGGAAAATGGGGGtacagggagaggagggggggtcctggagaattgggggggggggttaccTTGATGCCGTCGGCCGGGGGGGTGATGTCGCTGAGGAGGTGGGCGAGCAGCACCTCGGCGGGGGCCCCggcaccctgcagcacccccgAAGCGGCACCCGCCACCTCCACCCACAGCTCCAGCACCTCGTAGAGGCGGGTGCGCAccgcgctggggggggggatatgggaaaattgggggggggggggggattagGGGATCCCCCCCCCTCAAAGCTCCCTGTTGTGTCGTGtcctgtccccccccgccccgcgatGCTCTCGGGGAAGCCTAAATCTGTGACGCCCCCCAGCCAAGGGACCCCCAAACTtccctgtgtgtcccccaccagggacccccaaacctccccatgtcccccccagggacccctaaacctgtgtgtcccccccagggacccccaaacctccccatgtcccccccagggacccctaaacctgtgtgtcccccccagggacccccaaacctccccatgtcccccccagggacccctaaacctgtgtgtcccccccagggacccccaaacctccccctgtcccccccagggacccctaaacctgtgtgtcccccccagggacccccaaacctccccatgtcccccccagggacccctaAACCTGTGTCcctcccagggacccccaaacccccttgtgtccccccccagggacccctaaacctgttcccccccccagggacccctaaatctccccgtgtcccccccccccagtgaccCTTGGGACCCCCAAacctccccgtgtcccccccagggacccctaAACCCCCTTGTATCCCCCCcagaaacccccaaacctccctgtgtccccccccccagtgaccCTTGGGACCCCCAAacctgtgtgtccccccagtgacccccaaacccccttgTGTCcctcccagggacccccaaacctccccacgtgtccccccagggacccccaaacctCCCTGTGTGTCCCTCCAGTgacccccaaacctccccacgtgtccccccagggacccccaaacctccccacgtgtccccccagggacccccaaacccccttgTATCcctcccagggacccccaaatcTGCCTGTGTCCCCCCCTCGCAGCGACACCCAAATCTCCTCACGCccctccagccaccccagggacccccaaatctccccgtgtcccccctcccagtaaccccagggaccccccaaatctgtgtgtgtcccccccccccgtacctgAAGGGTTTCTCCTGCCCCGGCAGCGCGGCCTCTCGGGCGCCGCTCCAGGCGCTCAGCACCTGGGGGAAGAGGCGGCCCAGGACGCTGCCCCAGCGCACCAGGCGCGCCCCacatctgggggggggggggggttaggcTGGTGCCACGGGCCCCCAAagcaccccatagcaccccacagcaccccacggcacccccaTAGCAGCCCACGgccccccacagcaccccacagcacccccatagcagcccacagccccccccccagcagccccatagcaccccacggcccccccaTAGCACCCCATGCCCCCCCTAGCATCCCACAGCCCCCCCATAGCACCTCATGGCCCCCCCATagcaccccatggcaccccacggcccccccatagcaccccatgcccccccagcaccccacagcccccccataGCACCTCATggcccccccccaagcccccccatAGCACCCCACGGCCCCCGCACAGCACCTCATGGCCCCCCCATAGCACCTCATAGCCCCCCCATagcaccccatggcaccccacggcccccccatagcaccccatgcccccccagcaccccacagcccccccatagcaccccacagcaccccacagcccccccataGCACCTCGTGGCCCCCCCATAGCTCCCCCATAGCACCCCACGGCCCCCGCACAGCACCTCATGGCCCCCCCACAGCACCTCATAGCCCCCCCCATagcaccccatggcaccccacggcccccccaTAGTACCCCatgctcccccagcaccccacagcccccccatagcaccccatggcaccccacgggcccccccccaccccatagcaccccatgacaccccacagcccctcctAGTATCTCATAACCCCCCCATAGCACCCCATGGaccccccacagcaccccctGGCCCCCCCCATAGgaccccacggcccccccccccgcaccccatagcacccccaTAGCACCTCAGGgcccccccagaacccccccatagccccccacACCCTCCCCACAGCACTTCGTAGCCCCCCCCATAgcaccccacggcccccccacagcccctcactccccagttccccccccccccaccccagctccagTACCTCCAgtacccccaaaaccccccaattcccccccctcccaattcccccccccccccataccccaATTCCCTTCCCAGTctcccccacagccccccccaaattgttccccccccccccccaaaaaaaaaccaaccccccccaacTCACGCCAAGATGAGCGACGCCAAGACATCCAACGCGTCCAGATGAACCGACGGCAGCAGCAACATTTTTAGGGGACCGTCCCCAAACCAGTTCttggaagggggggggaacaaaaaagGGGGGGGTCAGGAATTGGGGTGACCCCTCTACAACCCCCCCACAACCTCAGCAAAGGGGAATGTTGGGGTCTGtcacccccccgcaccccaacTTACGATGTTTTTGCTGGTGACGTTGAGAGCGCGACAGACGAGATCTAAAATATCTTGGACGGGGACGGTGACGGGCGCCACGAAATCTTTGCtggaaaggggggggaaaaaaaaagggggggtcggggggggggttcaaaaagggtgggggggggtgttgggaaggttttggggtacctgagcaggagctggagcaccCGAGCGAGCCCCGAAAAGCGGTTGTGAAGGGTGAGGACGAAACCGGTGTCGCCGTCCTGGGGGGCCGGCAGCAGCATTTCCACCCCCGGCCCCTCGTAGGGCAgcgggtctggggggggggggggaagcaaaaaaGGGGGGGGCAGGGTTAGTGATGGACGGGGCCCCCCCAAAATCTCATCTGTCGGCATCTGGACACCCCCAAAATATCCCTAAGGATCTCTCCGGTGTCCCCAAAATATTTAGTGGGGTCTGGGGGTGAATGATGACCCCCCCAGCTTCAAACCGGCTCCCGTCCGGGGTCtctccagccccccaaaaccccccggggtccctccagcccccccaaaaactCTCCTTGGGGTCTCACCACCCCTTtgccccccccaggcccccccagcacccccctgtgc containing:
- the LOC129197880 gene encoding LOW QUALITY PROTEIN: proline-, glutamic acid- and leucine-rich protein 1-like (The sequence of the model RefSeq protein was modified relative to this genomic sequence to represent the inferred CDS: deleted 1 base in 1 codon), translated to MAPQGHPDIGCTPTSAQQHPNIGCTPTSAPQHPNGTPTSAAPQHLHPNIGCTPTSAPPHPNGHPDTPISALHPNTARAPPPKLACECYALLPALGRGFSQGLRHTECWNQEVQGLLATLHGLLGALFEGSEIDPLPYEGPGVEMLLPAPQDGDTGFVLTLHNRFSGLARVLQLLLSKDFVAPVTVPVQDILDLVCRALNVTSKNINWFGDGPLKMLLLPSVHLDALDVLASLILACGARLVRWGSVLGRLFPQVLSAWSGAREAALPGQEKPFSAVRTRLYEVLELWVEVAGAASGVLQGAGAPAEVLLAHLLSDITPPADGIKLKADPKPSAPKRPKLGDGGDAPTLHRKLEPAANSDVCRAALRALRRAILTGGPLIKEETHRRLQELVVPLLLRLPQTDVPPGTPYASPPCRAALYQLLLALVLAPAPAGAPPLHCALRAFGQGQRDPALQVSSVCTEALVVANALARPWVPPLHPTSIPGPPPEPSAPPFRSLPPPIFPGVPRISSSNPLGTPRLPPLTEEPPFSGETPQIGQTPGSEEEGGPAGGGRPRRPVFVHYDKEEPSDVEISLESDSDDSVVIVPKRGVPPSPPPASKSGGPLLPPPPSPPLAPPEPPEEPGPPPNSSSSSSSSPPPPPPPPLPPPPALPPVIPPVAPPESSGIAGEPDPAVININSSEEEEEEEEEEEEEEEFGEEEFFEEEEEEEEEEEEEEFDEEEELCEEEYEEDEEEYEEDEGLSEEEEEEEEEEEEEGGTEEGQPLPEEPPQPPGDTGALVMEVEEGHPPPPPEEEEEEEEEEEGTKAPQEVGGEEEEEEEPPALPPPPLLEPPEVPPPALDAAPPPPPAPPGGPGSPPAPAPPQLEEEPPPPGDKEEELDETATMLADFIDCPPDDDKAPETAL